The following coding sequences lie in one Pseudomonas monsensis genomic window:
- a CDS encoding DUF1175 domain-containing protein: MESAVTALIRSLGLLALLLSAGARAIEAPALDPAQSQVFRAWFVRIAQEQLSQGPSPRWYQQDCAGLVRFAANEALKVHDDKWLRSNGLSNRYLPPELSLSDEQRKLAQQWQQGGGKVGPYVNAIKLIQFNSHLVSRDVSQARPGDLMFFDQGDDQHLMIWMGRYIAYHTGTTTPTDNGMRSASLQQLMTWKDTRWIPDAANPNFIGVYRLNFLSQ; encoded by the coding sequence ATGGAAAGCGCTGTGACGGCATTGATCCGCAGCCTCGGCCTGCTCGCGCTGTTGCTCAGTGCGGGCGCTCGTGCCATCGAAGCGCCGGCGCTCGATCCGGCGCAATCACAGGTGTTCCGCGCCTGGTTCGTGCGCATCGCTCAGGAGCAACTGAGTCAGGGCCCGAGCCCGCGCTGGTATCAGCAGGACTGCGCCGGACTGGTGCGTTTCGCCGCCAACGAAGCGCTGAAAGTCCATGACGACAAGTGGCTGCGCAGCAACGGCCTGTCCAATCGCTACCTGCCGCCGGAGCTGTCGCTGAGCGATGAGCAGCGCAAGCTCGCCCAGCAATGGCAGCAGGGCGGCGGCAAGGTCGGGCCGTACGTCAACGCGATCAAACTGATTCAGTTCAACAGCCATCTGGTCAGCCGCGACGTGTCTCAGGCGCGCCCCGGCGACCTGATGTTTTTCGATCAGGGCGACGACCAGCACCTGATGATCTGGATGGGCCGCTACATCGCCTATCACACCGGCACGACCACCCCCACTGACAACGGCATGCGTTCGGCAAGCCTGCAGCAACTCATGACATGGAAGGACACCCGATGGATACCCGACGCAGCCAACCCCAACTTCATCGGCGTCTATCGACTGAACTTTCTCTCCCAATGA
- a CDS encoding DUF2138 domain-containing protein has product MSDNAASPAVPTPAGQPSRRWPALLIGLALVAGAAGGLGWLLHKPKLPPAALASDKLGLSRPDALLETRSLSQLPKDLLTVPFLKATLTEDFVFYYETHADRLGLIGSLRRIIYEHDLKLQDSLIEQLFDQPADVALWRGADGRLKDFLLVMDRGGLAKLLEPLAKVALDDTQLSQMGELKVGGDTVPLYQLTYNASKALLFASHGDKLVVVSNPAKYYDPQSGASEESGHVSPQALAALLNGEKLFPEAFGLPAKTPETKQRLSVNASVLAMGYQRFIPNFAGLRFDMDDKGWHSYLAMDELDNQPDFDFKPVWQAMPLGASACVTLPVAAEPQKPLLVKLGAEEAVAQTLTEHVAGAAGLCWYADSRLYTPLLVASLKDEDSSKLDGDLGKLFGSMVGAFEPNVAESVFPVVEKQEGQNHVWQRQVSSNFGPYAAKTAENPDAISGRAFMKVSLARHGSTLLFSLDDKLVDKALGTLDKRFPPMADVLPKDVLMPIYFGPDSMAQLMQHETLDSLPQDMEPVFYNAAQTYLIPKLRTLGGYGKYALTLPQGSEPDGHWQWLPLEWKAL; this is encoded by the coding sequence ATGAGTGATAACGCTGCTTCTCCGGCCGTCCCGACACCTGCCGGCCAACCTTCCCGGCGCTGGCCGGCGCTGCTGATCGGCCTGGCCCTGGTGGCCGGCGCGGCCGGTGGGCTCGGCTGGCTGCTGCACAAACCCAAGTTGCCGCCCGCTGCACTGGCCAGCGACAAACTCGGCCTGAGCCGCCCCGATGCGCTGCTGGAAACCCGCTCCCTGAGCCAGTTGCCCAAGGACCTGCTGACGGTGCCGTTCCTCAAGGCCACGCTCACCGAGGATTTCGTCTTCTATTACGAAACTCACGCTGACCGCCTCGGCCTGATCGGCAGTCTGCGCCGGATCATCTACGAGCATGATCTGAAACTGCAGGACAGCCTGATCGAACAGCTTTTCGATCAACCGGCCGATGTGGCGCTGTGGCGTGGTGCTGATGGCCGGCTCAAGGATTTCCTGCTGGTAATGGATCGTGGCGGGCTGGCAAAACTGCTGGAGCCGCTGGCGAAAGTTGCGCTGGATGACACGCAGCTCAGTCAGATGGGCGAACTCAAGGTCGGTGGCGATACGGTGCCGCTGTACCAACTGACCTACAACGCCAGCAAAGCCCTGCTGTTCGCTTCCCACGGCGACAAACTGGTGGTGGTGTCCAACCCGGCCAAGTACTACGACCCGCAAAGCGGTGCGTCTGAAGAATCGGGCCACGTCTCGCCACAAGCGCTGGCGGCGCTGCTCAATGGCGAAAAACTGTTCCCTGAAGCGTTCGGTCTGCCGGCGAAAACCCCGGAAACCAAACAGCGTCTGTCGGTCAACGCCAGCGTCCTTGCCATGGGCTATCAGCGCTTTATTCCGAACTTCGCCGGCCTGCGTTTCGACATGGACGACAAGGGCTGGCACAGCTACCTCGCCATGGATGAGCTGGATAACCAGCCGGACTTCGATTTCAAACCGGTGTGGCAAGCCATGCCGCTCGGTGCCAGTGCCTGCGTGACCCTGCCGGTGGCCGCCGAACCGCAGAAACCATTGCTGGTGAAACTGGGCGCCGAAGAGGCCGTGGCGCAGACCCTTACCGAGCACGTGGCCGGCGCGGCGGGCCTGTGCTGGTACGCCGATTCGCGGCTGTACACACCTTTGCTGGTGGCGAGCCTGAAGGACGAAGACAGCAGCAAGCTTGATGGCGATCTCGGCAAGTTGTTCGGCTCGATGGTCGGCGCTTTCGAACCCAACGTTGCAGAAAGCGTGTTCCCGGTGGTCGAGAAGCAGGAAGGCCAGAACCACGTCTGGCAGCGCCAGGTCAGCTCGAACTTCGGCCCTTACGCGGCAAAAACTGCCGAAAACCCGGACGCGATCAGCGGCCGCGCCTTCATGAAAGTCAGCCTCGCCCGTCATGGTTCGACGCTGCTGTTTTCCCTCGACGACAAACTGGTCGACAAGGCCCTCGGCACCCTCGACAAGCGCTTCCCGCCGATGGCCGACGTGCTGCCCAAAGACGTGCTGATGCCGATCTACTTCGGCCCGGACTCGATGGCGCAACTGATGCAACACGAAACCCTCGACAGCCTGCCGCAGGACATGGAGCCGGTGTTCTACAACGCCGCGCAAACCTACCTGATCCCGAAACTGCGCACCCTCGGCGGCTACGGCAAATACGCCCTGACCCTGCCGCAAGGCAGCGAGCCTGACGGCCACTGGCAATGGCTGCCGCTGGAATGGAAAGCGCTGTGA
- a CDS encoding YfaP family protein, with protein sequence MRSFLWLLIGLACAPALLAAPNAELSEPSGGWRYHGLLDRSENPQVAYPTPPIDRGIQRNRTMIQGQLKAIGNQRGPHTLAVNGNPLNLYTDDDGRFARPYAFGAGSNSVEVRSAEGQSLKRVQFYEANNLRTPAKIRVVLGWDDPKAELDLHIITPDGQHAFFAHTALTNGGGLDPDGVDGPGPEMFTMTAPLHGTYLVYVNYWGNFGDGGYNFEEASNQNEVITSQITLVLNENTVDEKRETFIVPLRAIGDLLLVKTFNY encoded by the coding sequence ATGCGTTCATTTCTTTGGCTGCTGATTGGCCTGGCCTGCGCGCCTGCGCTGCTCGCGGCACCGAATGCTGAACTGTCGGAACCGTCCGGTGGCTGGCGTTACCACGGCCTGCTCGACCGCAGTGAAAACCCGCAAGTCGCTTACCCCACGCCGCCGATCGACCGTGGCATTCAGCGCAATCGCACGATGATTCAGGGCCAGCTCAAGGCCATCGGCAATCAGCGCGGGCCGCACACGCTGGCGGTGAACGGCAATCCATTGAATCTGTACACCGACGATGATGGGCGTTTCGCCCGGCCGTATGCGTTCGGCGCCGGCTCCAACAGTGTCGAAGTGCGCAGCGCCGAGGGCCAGTCGCTCAAGCGCGTGCAGTTCTATGAAGCGAACAACCTGCGCACCCCGGCGAAGATCCGCGTGGTACTGGGCTGGGACGATCCCAAGGCCGAACTCGATCTGCACATCATCACGCCGGACGGCCAGCATGCGTTCTTCGCCCACACGGCGCTGACCAACGGCGGCGGGCTCGATCCGGACGGCGTCGATGGCCCCGGCCCGGAAATGTTCACCATGACCGCGCCGCTGCATGGCACTTATCTGGTTTACGTCAACTATTGGGGCAACTTCGGCGACGGCGGCTATAACTTCGAGGAGGCGAGCAATCAGAACGAGGTCATCACCTCGCAGATCACGCTGGTGCTCAACGAAAACACGGTCGACGAAAAACGCGAAACATTCATCGTGCCCCTGCGGGCGATCGGTGATCTGCTGCTGGTCAAGACTTTCAACTATTAA
- a CDS encoding exodeoxyribonuclease VII small subunit → MARKKAALDFEQSLADLQTLVERLENGELSLEDSLTAFEQGIGLTRDCQAALAQAEQKVQVLLERDGELAEEPFDAEQPE, encoded by the coding sequence ATGGCCCGCAAAAAAGCTGCACTGGATTTCGAACAGTCCCTCGCCGACCTGCAAACACTGGTCGAGCGTCTGGAGAACGGTGAATTGTCGCTGGAAGACTCGCTGACCGCTTTCGAGCAGGGCATCGGCCTGACCCGTGACTGCCAGGCAGCGCTGGCCCAGGCCGAGCAGAAAGTGCAGGTGCTGCTCGAGCGCGATGGCGAACTCGCCGAGGAACCCTTCGACGCGGAACAGCCAGAATGA
- the ispA gene encoding (2E,6E)-farnesyl diphosphate synthase: protein MIAAYSATSQARVNAALETLFNAPLPQLARLYEAMRYSVMNGGKRVRPLLAYAACEALGGKAEQANGAACAVELIHAYSLVHDDLPAMDDDDLRRGQPTTHKKFDEACAILAGDGLQSLAFSALLDPRLSDLDADIRLQQVTALAHAAGPAGMVGGQAIDLGSVGLKLDQQALEQMHRHKTGALIEVSVKLGALASGRAEPDELKALQTYAQAIGLAFQVQDDILDVESDTETLGKRQGADIARDKPTYPALLGLDAAKAYALELRDQALHALRPFDAAAEPLRELARYIVERRN from the coding sequence ATGATTGCGGCGTATTCGGCGACCAGCCAGGCCAGGGTCAATGCGGCACTGGAAACCCTGTTCAACGCCCCGTTGCCGCAATTGGCACGCCTCTACGAAGCCATGCGCTACAGCGTGATGAACGGCGGCAAACGCGTGCGGCCGCTGCTTGCCTATGCGGCGTGCGAAGCGCTCGGCGGCAAGGCTGAGCAGGCCAATGGCGCAGCCTGCGCGGTTGAATTGATTCACGCCTATTCGCTGGTGCACGACGACTTGCCGGCGATGGACGACGACGATCTGCGTCGCGGCCAGCCCACCACCCACAAGAAATTCGACGAAGCCTGCGCGATCCTTGCCGGTGACGGTTTGCAGAGCCTGGCCTTCAGCGCCCTGCTCGACCCGCGCCTGAGCGACCTCGACGCCGACATCCGTCTGCAACAGGTCACGGCGCTGGCGCACGCGGCAGGCCCGGCGGGCATGGTCGGCGGTCAGGCCATCGACCTCGGTTCGGTCGGTCTGAAGCTCGACCAGCAAGCCCTTGAACAGATGCATCGGCACAAAACCGGGGCGCTGATCGAAGTCAGCGTCAAGCTCGGCGCCCTCGCCAGCGGCCGTGCCGAACCGGATGAACTCAAGGCCCTGCAGACTTATGCACAGGCCATCGGTCTGGCCTTCCAGGTGCAGGACGACATCCTCGACGTCGAAAGCGATACCGAAACCCTCGGCAAACGCCAGGGCGCCGACATCGCGCGCGACAAGCCGACCTACCCGGCCCTGCTCGGTCTCGACGCGGCCAAGGCCTACGCCCTGGAACTGCGCGACCAGGCCCTGCACGCCCTGCGACCGTTTGACGCGGCAGCCGAGCCCTTGCGCGAGCTGGCCCGGTATATCGTCGAGCGGCGCAACTGA
- the dxs gene encoding 1-deoxy-D-xylulose-5-phosphate synthase → MPTTFHEIPRKRPTTPLLDRANTPDGLRRLGEAELETLADELRLELLYTVGQTGGHFGAGLGVIELTIALHYVFDTPDDRLVWDVGHQAYPHKILTGRRQRMETLRQKDGIAAFPRRAESEYDTFGVGHSSTSISAALGMAIAARLQNSDRKAIAVIGDGALTAGMAFEALNHAPEVNANMLVILNDNDMSISRNVGGLSNYLAKILSSRTYASMREGSKKVLSRLPGAWEIARRTEEYAKGMLVPGTLFEELGWNYIGPIDGHDLPTLIATLRNMRDLKGPQFLHIVTKKGKGFAPAEVDPIGYHAITKLEPLDAPAAAPKKASGPKYSAVFGEWLCDMAAADPRLVGITPAMKEGSDLVAFSERFPLRYFDVAIAEQHAVTFAAGMACEGAKPVVAIYSTFLQRGYDQLVHDVAVQNLDVLFAIDRAGLVGEDGPTHAGSFDLSYLRCIPGMVIMTPSDENELRKMLTTGHLYNGPAAVRYPRGTGPNATIDKDLEPIEIGKGIVRRQGSKVALLVFGVQLTEALKVAEKLDATVVDMRFVKPLDEALVREIAAGHELLVTIEENAIMGGAGGAVSEFLARENILKSILHLGLPDIYVEHAKPAQMLAECGLDEAGIEAAIRERLQLLNR, encoded by the coding sequence ATGCCCACGACGTTTCATGAGATTCCCCGCAAGCGCCCGACCACGCCCCTGCTCGACCGCGCGAACACGCCGGACGGCCTGCGCCGGTTAGGCGAAGCCGAGCTGGAAACCCTGGCCGATGAGTTGCGCCTGGAATTGCTCTACACGGTCGGCCAGACCGGTGGGCATTTCGGTGCAGGCCTGGGCGTCATCGAGCTGACCATCGCGTTGCATTACGTGTTCGACACCCCGGATGACCGGCTGGTGTGGGACGTGGGTCATCAGGCGTATCCGCACAAGATCCTCACCGGTCGTCGCCAGCGCATGGAAACCCTGCGCCAGAAGGACGGCATCGCTGCCTTTCCGCGTCGCGCCGAGAGCGAGTACGACACCTTTGGCGTCGGCCACTCCAGCACCTCGATCAGTGCCGCGCTGGGCATGGCGATTGCCGCCCGCCTGCAAAACAGCGATCGCAAGGCGATCGCGGTGATCGGCGACGGCGCGTTGACCGCCGGCATGGCCTTCGAGGCGCTGAACCACGCGCCGGAAGTGAACGCCAACATGCTGGTGATCCTCAACGACAACGACATGTCGATCTCGCGCAACGTTGGCGGGCTGTCGAATTATCTGGCGAAGATTCTTTCCAGCCGTACCTACGCGAGCATGCGTGAGGGCAGCAAGAAAGTCCTGTCGCGCCTGCCCGGTGCCTGGGAAATCGCCCGTCGCACCGAAGAATACGCCAAGGGCATGCTGGTTCCCGGCACCCTGTTCGAAGAGCTGGGCTGGAACTACATCGGCCCGATCGACGGCCACGACCTGCCGACCCTGATCGCCACCCTGCGCAACATGCGCGATCTGAAAGGCCCGCAGTTCCTGCACATCGTCACCAAGAAAGGCAAAGGTTTCGCCCCGGCGGAAGTCGATCCGATCGGTTACCACGCGATCACCAAACTCGAACCTCTGGATGCTCCGGCCGCTGCGCCGAAAAAGGCCAGCGGGCCAAAGTATTCGGCGGTGTTCGGCGAATGGCTGTGTGACATGGCGGCGGCTGACCCGCGTCTGGTCGGGATCACCCCGGCGATGAAGGAAGGCTCGGACCTGGTGGCGTTCAGCGAACGCTTCCCGCTGCGCTACTTCGACGTGGCCATTGCCGAACAGCACGCCGTGACGTTCGCCGCCGGCATGGCCTGCGAAGGCGCCAAACCGGTGGTGGCGATCTACTCGACGTTCCTGCAACGCGGCTACGACCAGTTGGTGCATGACGTCGCGGTGCAAAACCTCGACGTGCTGTTCGCCATCGACCGCGCCGGTCTGGTGGGCGAAGACGGCCCGACTCACGCCGGCAGCTTCGACCTGTCGTACCTGCGCTGCATCCCGGGCATGGTCATCATGACCCCGAGCGATGAAAACGAACTGCGCAAGATGCTCACCACCGGCCACCTGTACAACGGCCCGGCGGCAGTGCGTTACCCGCGCGGCACCGGCCCGAATGCGACCATCGACAAGGATCTCGAGCCGATCGAAATCGGCAAAGGCATCGTCCGTCGTCAGGGCAGTAAAGTCGCTCTGCTGGTGTTCGGCGTGCAACTGACCGAAGCCCTGAAAGTCGCCGAGAAGCTGGATGCGACCGTGGTCGACATGCGCTTCGTCAAGCCACTGGATGAGGCACTGGTGCGCGAGATCGCCGCTGGCCACGAGCTGCTGGTGACGATCGAAGAGAACGCGATCATGGGCGGCGCCGGTGGCGCGGTCAGCGAGTTCCTGGCGCGGGAAAACATCCTCAAGTCGATCCTGCACCTGGGCTTGCCGGACATCTACGTCGAGCACGCGAAGCCTGCGCAAATGCTGGCAGAGTGCGGGCTGGACGAGGCCGGCATCGAGGCCGCGATCCGCGAGCGTCTGCAACTGCTCAACCGCTAA
- a CDS encoding TonB-dependent receptor domain-containing protein, translated as MNRSCLALPLLLLTTASAFAETFERDEALKLPDTLISANRQVEARNDSSAANTVFTREDIDRLQPGSVTDLLQRVPGVQVAQAGGRGSLPGIYIRGTQSAQSLVLVDGQRIGSSTSGDSNLQHLNIDQIERVEVLRGSRSVIYGSDAIGGVIQIFTRRGTEQSLQPRLHLGFGSHQTWERSLGLAGGDEKTRFNLGASLDETAGLDRTHESYPSDSDHDAYRNKSISLSLSHALTDDIEVGANLLDNRGKSEFDNPFGRFDTSTLASVQQQPYSDFNVSSVSSYVDARVNDAWKTRVEFGHTENREKTLDKLSDERTVFNTYRDSVNWQNDLTLDARNSLILGGDWYEDRINSSTAFDENSRWNRAAFIQHRYQADSFSTELGLRHDDNQQFGGQNTWSGTFTLPLNPNNDLLLSYSEGFRAPTFNDLYYPDFSNPALKPETSKSYELQWRSQLSDSSRLEASIYRTDLKNAIISANNKPPENVASARINGFEAALKQELFGWQSNLGVAIIDPRDRDTGHTLARRARRTMSWDLDRQFDRLSLGASWQAVSSSYDDKDNTQSLGGYGLIGLRSSWALNREIKLDLKVDNLLDKGYSRALYSYDGSQYGYREEGRAWVFGVTWTPGL; from the coding sequence ATGAACCGCTCGTGCCTCGCCCTGCCCCTCCTCTTGCTGACGACCGCCAGCGCTTTCGCCGAGACCTTCGAACGCGACGAAGCCCTGAAACTGCCGGACACACTGATCTCCGCCAACCGCCAGGTCGAAGCGCGCAACGACAGCAGCGCGGCCAATACCGTGTTCACTCGCGAAGACATCGACCGCCTGCAACCGGGCAGCGTCACCGATCTGCTGCAACGGGTGCCGGGCGTGCAAGTGGCGCAGGCGGGAGGGCGCGGCAGTCTGCCAGGGATCTACATTCGTGGTACGCAGTCGGCGCAGAGTCTGGTGCTGGTCGACGGCCAGCGCATCGGCAGTTCGACTTCCGGCGACAGTAACCTGCAGCACCTGAACATCGACCAGATCGAGCGTGTTGAAGTGCTGCGTGGTTCGCGTTCAGTGATTTACGGCAGCGATGCGATTGGCGGGGTGATCCAGATCTTCACCCGACGCGGCACCGAGCAAAGTCTGCAACCGCGCCTGCACCTGGGCTTCGGCAGCCATCAGACCTGGGAACGCAGTCTGGGGCTTGCCGGCGGTGACGAGAAAACCCGTTTCAATCTTGGCGCCAGTCTCGATGAGACCGCCGGCCTCGACCGCACTCACGAGTCCTATCCCAGCGACAGCGATCACGACGCCTACCGCAACAAGTCCATCAGCCTGAGCCTCAGCCATGCGCTGACCGATGACATTGAAGTCGGCGCCAATCTGCTGGATAACCGTGGAAAGAGCGAGTTCGACAATCCGTTCGGCCGCTTCGACACAAGCACCTTAGCGTCGGTGCAGCAGCAGCCCTACAGCGACTTCAATGTCAGCAGTGTCAGCAGCTACGTCGATGCGCGAGTCAACGACGCCTGGAAAACCCGCGTCGAGTTCGGCCACACCGAAAACCGCGAGAAAACCCTCGACAAGCTCAGCGACGAGCGCACGGTGTTCAACACCTACCGCGATTCGGTGAACTGGCAGAACGACCTGACCCTGGATGCCCGCAACAGCCTGATCCTCGGCGGCGACTGGTACGAAGACCGGATCAACAGCAGCACCGCGTTCGATGAGAACAGCCGCTGGAACCGCGCCGCGTTCATCCAGCATCGGTACCAAGCCGACAGTTTTTCCACGGAACTCGGCCTGCGCCACGATGACAACCAGCAGTTCGGCGGCCAGAACACCTGGAGCGGCACCTTTACCCTGCCGCTGAACCCGAACAACGATCTGTTGCTCAGCTACAGCGAAGGCTTCCGCGCGCCGACCTTCAATGACCTGTATTACCCGGACTTCAGCAACCCGGCCCTGAAACCGGAAACCTCGAAAAGCTATGAGCTGCAATGGCGCAGCCAGTTGAGCGATAGCAGCCGCTTAGAGGCCTCGATCTATCGCACGGATCTGAAGAACGCGATTATCTCCGCCAACAATAAACCACCTGAAAACGTCGCCTCGGCGCGAATCAACGGCTTTGAAGCAGCGCTCAAGCAGGAGCTGTTCGGCTGGCAGAGCAACCTTGGCGTGGCGATCATCGACCCGCGTGATCGCGACACCGGGCACACCCTGGCTCGTCGCGCGCGGCGCACGATGAGTTGGGATCTGGATCGCCAGTTCGATCGACTGAGTCTGGGTGCCAGTTGGCAGGCGGTGAGCAGCAGCTACGACGACAAGGACAACACCCAGTCATTGGGCGGCTACGGCTTGATTGGCTTGCGGAGCAGTTGGGCGCTGAACCGCGAGATCAAACTGGATTTGAAGGTCGATAACCTGCTGGACAAGGGTTACAGCCGTGCACTGTACAGCTATGACGGCAGCCAGTATGGCTATCGCGAGGAAGGTCGGGCCTGGGTGTTTGGGGTGACCTGGACGCCGGGGCTCTAG